Proteins from one Variovorax sp. TBS-050B genomic window:
- a CDS encoding response regulator → MLESTAASPNAPHVVAVDDDLSVRQLITSYLLDHDFRVTAVASEKEMRAVLGRDPADLVLLDLRLGGENGLQIARSLREQTKLPIIILTALRDEADRVMGLELGADDYLTKPFSPRELLARIRALLRRAKMHETVAEVVAHVRAYRFEGWELNVRLRRLRAPGGESLTLRNAEFNLLLAFLAAPQRVLTRERLLELSRLHNAEVYDRSVDVLVGRIRRKIEPDPQNPRMIVTERGAGYMFTPGVETLRG, encoded by the coding sequence ATGCTGGAGAGCACCGCGGCCAGTCCGAATGCGCCGCACGTGGTCGCGGTCGATGACGATCTCTCGGTTCGGCAACTGATCACCAGCTACCTGCTCGATCACGACTTCCGCGTCACCGCCGTCGCCAGCGAGAAAGAGATGCGCGCGGTGCTCGGACGCGATCCCGCCGACCTGGTCCTGCTCGACCTGCGCCTGGGCGGCGAGAACGGGCTGCAGATCGCGCGTTCGCTGCGCGAGCAGACCAAGCTCCCGATCATCATCCTGACCGCACTGCGCGACGAGGCCGATCGCGTGATGGGGCTCGAACTGGGCGCGGACGACTACCTGACGAAGCCGTTCTCGCCCCGCGAGCTGCTGGCCCGCATCCGCGCCCTGCTGCGGCGCGCCAAGATGCACGAAACCGTTGCCGAGGTGGTGGCCCATGTGCGGGCCTACCGCTTCGAGGGCTGGGAACTCAACGTGAGGCTGCGCCGGCTCCGTGCACCGGGCGGAGAGTCGCTGACCTTGCGCAACGCGGAGTTCAATCTCCTGCTGGCCTTCCTCGCGGCGCCGCAGCGGGTGCTCACGCGCGAGCGCCTGCTCGAGCTCTCCCGCCTCCACAACGCGGAGGTGTACGACCGGTCCGTCGACGTGCTCGTCGGCCGGATACGTCGCAAGATCGAACCCGATCCGCAGAACCCGCGCATGATCGTCACGGAGCGCGGCGCGGGCTACATGTTCACGCCCGGCGTCGAGACCCTGCGGGGGTGA
- a CDS encoding alpha/beta hydrolase — protein MRVNALLPFLLLSVVPLAPALAATGATAAAETRTVAVNGHPMAYRRIGPAHGIPLLLLNRFRGTMDHWDPLLLDRIAAERPVIVFDQPGFARSGGTAPDSLSGFAASAVALLDALGHTQVDVLGFSMGGTVALQLALDHPGRVRRLIVAGSGPGFVPDMPPGVEPAGPAVWQVATKPVNDDEDFLFLFFEETASSRAAGKAYLQRLRARSDAFAKQVDAAAWQAQLRSAQAVGTASTTLLPRLARIRQPVLVANGRHDIMVPTYASYAMAQALPDARLIVYPDSGHGFLFQHAEPFARDVLEFLR, from the coding sequence ATGCGTGTGAATGCACTGCTTCCATTTCTTCTCCTGTCCGTCGTTCCGCTCGCCCCGGCCCTCGCGGCCACGGGCGCGACCGCTGCAGCCGAAACGCGCACCGTCGCGGTCAACGGCCATCCCATGGCTTACCGCCGGATCGGCCCGGCCCATGGCATCCCGCTGCTCCTGCTGAACCGCTTCCGCGGAACGATGGACCATTGGGACCCCTTGCTGCTGGACCGCATTGCCGCGGAGCGGCCGGTGATCGTCTTCGACCAGCCCGGCTTCGCCCGGTCCGGCGGGACGGCGCCCGATTCACTCTCCGGCTTCGCCGCATCGGCCGTGGCGTTGCTGGACGCGCTGGGGCACACGCAGGTGGACGTGCTCGGGTTCTCGATGGGCGGTACGGTGGCCCTTCAGCTCGCGCTCGACCATCCGGGCCGGGTCCGGCGCCTGATCGTCGCCGGCTCCGGCCCCGGCTTCGTGCCCGACATGCCGCCCGGGGTGGAGCCCGCCGGTCCCGCGGTGTGGCAGGTGGCGACGAAGCCCGTGAACGACGACGAGGATTTTCTCTTCCTCTTCTTCGAGGAAACGGCGTCCAGCCGCGCGGCCGGCAAGGCCTACCTGCAGCGCCTGCGGGCGAGGAGCGACGCGTTCGCGAAGCAGGTCGATGCCGCCGCATGGCAGGCGCAGCTCAGGTCGGCGCAGGCAGTAGGTACCGCTTCGACGACGCTGCTGCCCCGCCTGGCACGGATCCGGCAGCCCGTGCTCGTCGCCAACGGGCGGCACGACATCATGGTGCCGACCTATGCGTCCTACGCCATGGCGCAGGCGCTGCCGGACGCACGTCTGATCGTGTACCCGGATTCGGGCCATGGCTTCCTCTTCCAGCACGCCGAGCCGTTCGCCCGCGATGTGCTGGAGTTCCTGCGCTGA
- a CDS encoding catalase — protein sequence MNEPGPLTTAFGAPVVDNQNTETAGPRGPALLQDVWLLEKLAHFDREVIPERRMHAKGAGAYGVFTATRDLGSWTCAAPFSRVGKTTDVFVRFSTVAGERGAADAERDIRGFAIKFYTEQGNWDLVGNNTPVFFLRDPLKFPDLNHAVKRDPCTGLRSAENNWDFWTSLPEALHQVTIVMSDRGIPASHRHMHGFGSHTFSFINAAGERCWVKFTWKTQQGIRNLSDDEAAALVGADRESAHRDLIEHIAAGDFPRWTLFVQVMTEAQAAASPFNPFDLTKVWPHGDFPLHEVGQLELNRNPVNFFAEVEQAAFNPANVVPGIGFSPDRMLQGRLFSYGDAQRYRLGVNHFQIPVNAARCPVRSYHRDGSMRVDGNAGATIGHEPNSRGEWQEQPAFRPPPLELSGAAQRWNHRDDSDYYSQPGALFRLMTPAQQQVLFENTARAMRGTSAATRRRHVENCTRADPAYGAGVDAALRALRD from the coding sequence ATGAACGAACCAGGCCCCCTGACCACCGCGTTCGGCGCGCCGGTGGTCGACAACCAGAACACCGAGACCGCGGGCCCGCGCGGCCCGGCCCTGCTCCAGGACGTGTGGCTGCTCGAGAAGCTGGCGCACTTCGACCGCGAGGTGATCCCCGAGCGCCGCATGCATGCCAAGGGCGCGGGCGCGTACGGCGTCTTCACGGCCACGCGCGACCTCGGCAGCTGGACCTGCGCCGCGCCGTTCTCCCGCGTGGGCAAGACCACCGACGTCTTCGTGCGCTTCTCCACCGTGGCCGGCGAGCGCGGTGCGGCGGACGCCGAGCGCGACATCCGCGGCTTCGCCATCAAGTTCTATACCGAGCAGGGCAACTGGGACCTGGTGGGGAACAACACGCCCGTGTTCTTCCTCCGCGATCCGCTCAAGTTCCCGGACCTCAACCATGCGGTCAAGCGCGACCCGTGCACCGGACTGCGCAGCGCCGAGAACAACTGGGACTTCTGGACCTCGCTGCCCGAGGCCCTGCACCAGGTCACGATCGTGATGAGCGACCGCGGCATTCCGGCGAGCCATCGGCACATGCACGGCTTCGGCAGCCACACCTTCAGTTTCATCAACGCGGCCGGCGAGCGCTGCTGGGTGAAGTTCACCTGGAAGACGCAGCAGGGCATCCGCAATCTCTCCGACGACGAAGCCGCGGCGCTCGTGGGCGCCGACCGCGAGAGTGCGCACCGCGACCTGATCGAGCACATCGCCGCGGGCGACTTCCCGCGCTGGACGCTCTTTGTGCAGGTGATGACCGAAGCCCAGGCCGCCGCGAGTCCGTTCAACCCCTTCGACCTCACCAAGGTCTGGCCGCACGGCGACTTTCCGTTGCACGAGGTCGGCCAGCTCGAGCTGAACCGCAACCCGGTGAACTTCTTCGCGGAGGTCGAGCAGGCGGCATTCAACCCCGCCAACGTGGTGCCGGGCATCGGCTTCTCGCCCGACCGGATGCTGCAGGGCCGCCTGTTCTCCTACGGCGACGCGCAGCGCTACAGGCTCGGGGTCAACCATTTCCAGATTCCGGTGAACGCGGCGCGCTGCCCGGTGCGCAGCTACCACCGCGACGGCAGCATGCGCGTGGACGGCAACGCAGGCGCCACCATCGGCCACGAGCCCAACAGTCGCGGCGAATGGCAGGAGCAGCCGGCCTTCCGTCCGCCGCCGCTCGAGCTCTCCGGCGCGGCGCAGCGCTGGAACCACCGGGACGACAGCGACTACTACAGCCAGCCCGGCGCACTGTTCAGGCTGATGACGCCGGCACAGCAGCAGGTTCTGTTCGAGAACACGGCGCGTGCGATGCGCGGCACCTCGGCCGCGACGCGCAGGCGCCATGTCGAGAACTGCACGCGCGCCGATCCCGCGTACGGCGCCGGCGTGGATGCGGCGCTGCGCGCGCTGCGCGATTGA
- a CDS encoding dienelactone hydrolase family protein, giving the protein MSRIDIESGAGRFGAYVARPPRAAGPAPAIVVCQEIFGINADMRETCGELAEQGFIAVCPDLFWRQEPGVELSHLHDWPRALALYQAFDIDAGVRDVLATVAAARTLDGASGRVGLMGYCLGGLMTFLGAARGAPDAAVAYYGGRTEEFLAEARAVAAPLLMHLGEEDEFIPGEAQEAIVAAFAGMPNVQVHRYPGCRHAFARHGGTHYDAAAAHSANTRTFEFFRSRLTP; this is encoded by the coding sequence ATGTCCCGTATCGACATCGAGAGCGGCGCCGGCCGTTTCGGCGCCTACGTCGCCCGCCCGCCGCGGGCCGCGGGGCCCGCCCCCGCGATCGTGGTGTGCCAGGAGATCTTCGGCATCAACGCCGACATGCGCGAGACCTGCGGCGAACTCGCCGAGCAGGGCTTCATCGCCGTCTGCCCCGACCTGTTCTGGCGCCAGGAGCCCGGCGTGGAGCTTTCCCACCTGCACGACTGGCCGCGCGCGCTCGCGCTCTACCAGGCCTTCGACATCGATGCGGGCGTGCGCGACGTGCTCGCCACCGTCGCGGCTGCGCGCACCCTCGATGGCGCTTCCGGGCGCGTCGGGCTGATGGGCTACTGCCTGGGCGGACTGATGACCTTCCTGGGCGCGGCGCGCGGCGCGCCCGATGCGGCCGTGGCGTACTACGGCGGGCGCACCGAGGAGTTCCTCGCGGAGGCCCGTGCGGTGGCCGCGCCGCTGCTGATGCACCTGGGCGAGGAAGACGAGTTCATCCCCGGCGAGGCGCAGGAGGCCATCGTCGCGGCGTTCGCCGGCATGCCCAACGTGCAGGTGCACCGCTACCCGGGCTGCCGGCATGCGTTCGCGCGCCATGGCGGCACGCACTACGACGCGGCCGCCGCCCACAGCGCGAACACGCGCACCTTCGAATTCTTCCGCTCGAGGCTCACCCCATGA
- a CDS encoding alpha/beta hydrolase has translation MNFVKTKDGSQIFYKDWGKGQPIVFSHGWPLTADDWDAQMLFFLHQGYRVIAHDRRGHGRSTQTWTGNEMDTYADDLATLTEALDLRDAIHVGHSTGGGEVARYLGRHGTKRVAKAVLIGAVPPLMLKTAGNPGGLPIEVFDGIRAGVVNNRAEFYREITLPFYGYNRTGAKVSEGIRQNWWRQGMMGGIKAQYDCIKAFSETDFTADLRKIDVPTLVMHGDDDQIVPIGASAHMSAKLVKGAELKVYPGLPHGMCSTHPEVINADLLAFIKR, from the coding sequence ATGAACTTCGTGAAAACCAAGGACGGCAGCCAGATCTTCTACAAGGACTGGGGCAAGGGCCAGCCCATCGTGTTTTCCCACGGCTGGCCACTGACGGCCGACGACTGGGACGCGCAGATGCTGTTCTTCCTGCACCAGGGCTATCGCGTGATCGCGCACGACCGGCGCGGCCATGGCCGCTCCACGCAGACCTGGACCGGCAACGAGATGGACACCTATGCCGACGACCTGGCCACGCTGACCGAGGCACTGGACCTGCGCGATGCCATCCACGTGGGGCACTCCACGGGCGGCGGCGAGGTCGCGCGCTACCTGGGCCGGCACGGCACCAAGCGCGTCGCCAAGGCCGTCCTCATCGGCGCCGTTCCGCCGCTGATGCTCAAGACCGCGGGCAACCCGGGCGGCCTGCCGATCGAGGTGTTCGACGGCATCCGCGCCGGCGTGGTGAACAACCGCGCGGAGTTCTATCGCGAGATCACGCTGCCCTTCTACGGCTACAACCGCACCGGGGCCAAGGTCTCGGAAGGCATTCGCCAGAACTGGTGGCGCCAGGGAATGATGGGCGGCATCAAGGCGCAGTACGACTGCATCAAGGCGTTCTCCGAAACCGACTTCACCGCCGATCTTCGGAAGATCGACGTGCCGACGCTGGTCATGCACGGCGACGACGACCAGATCGTGCCGATCGGCGCATCGGCCCACATGTCGGCGAAGCTGGTGAAGGGCGCCGAGCTCAAGGTGTACCCGGGCCTGCCGCACGGCATGTGCTCGACGCACCCGGAGGTCATCAACGCCGACCTGCTCGCGTTCATCAAGCGCTGA
- a CDS encoding phospholipase D family protein, with translation MRLARLLAALVCLPLAGWLAGCASGLPARERTPVQWALAPAHDGALGRLAAAPPPGAAPSDAAATRVQPLVEAPLALDARLALIRNAQSSIDLQTYYLGNDATGALILRELQQAARRGVRVRLLLDDFHTAGRDPWLLALEREPFAHVRLFNPFFGRQRNPAQRLFAFVADFSRLTHRMHNKLMVADGVLAIAGGRNVADEYFLRAREANFIDLEVLLGGALVAELQSIFDLYWNSDLAYGIEQVTHASAAEAVRPIEAQGDAAGHEDVAPGAAHPPRGAWVSAQIEQGASSRWLAADAGAVADPPDRRPGAAAPHCITARERMAQLVESARESYELVTPYFIPDAAALAQIERLRARGVQVSIATNGMADTDEPIVNTVYNRFRRELLARGVRLFEVSARQIGRSRPLRQRFGDSKGRLHAKLAIIDRRTVLLGSVNFDPRSARLNTELGVRIRSEEVARRLRDALHMDSSEGVYEVVLDPDTRTLRWVSNGPEREVLDEEPGVGLLFRLRMLWLSWLVPLDQL, from the coding sequence ATGCGCCTCGCCCGGCTGCTCGCCGCGCTGGTGTGCCTGCCGCTCGCCGGCTGGCTGGCGGGATGCGCCTCCGGTCTCCCGGCACGGGAGCGGACGCCGGTGCAGTGGGCACTCGCCCCGGCGCATGACGGCGCCCTGGGGCGCCTTGCGGCGGCGCCGCCACCGGGGGCAGCGCCATCGGACGCCGCCGCGACGCGGGTCCAGCCGCTCGTCGAAGCCCCGCTGGCGCTGGACGCCCGGCTCGCGCTGATTCGCAACGCGCAGTCGTCGATCGATCTGCAGACCTACTACCTCGGCAACGACGCCACCGGAGCGCTGATCCTGCGCGAACTGCAGCAGGCCGCGCGCCGTGGCGTGCGCGTGCGGCTGCTGCTGGACGACTTCCACACGGCCGGACGCGATCCGTGGCTCCTGGCGCTGGAAAGGGAGCCGTTCGCGCACGTGCGCCTGTTCAATCCGTTCTTCGGCCGCCAGCGCAACCCCGCGCAGCGGCTGTTCGCATTCGTGGCGGATTTCTCGCGGCTCACGCACCGGATGCACAACAAGCTGATGGTGGCGGACGGTGTGCTCGCGATCGCAGGCGGGCGCAACGTCGCGGACGAGTACTTCCTGCGTGCCCGCGAGGCGAACTTCATCGACCTCGAGGTTCTGCTGGGCGGCGCGCTGGTGGCAGAGCTGCAGTCGATCTTCGACCTCTACTGGAACAGTGATCTCGCCTACGGCATCGAACAGGTGACCCATGCATCCGCCGCCGAGGCGGTGCGCCCGATCGAAGCGCAAGGCGATGCCGCCGGACACGAGGACGTCGCGCCGGGCGCCGCGCACCCCCCGCGCGGCGCATGGGTCTCGGCGCAGATCGAGCAAGGCGCGTCGTCACGCTGGCTTGCCGCTGACGCGGGCGCCGTGGCCGACCCGCCCGACCGGCGGCCCGGCGCCGCGGCGCCGCACTGCATCACCGCGCGCGAACGCATGGCACAGCTGGTCGAGTCGGCCCGGGAGAGCTACGAGCTGGTGACGCCGTACTTCATTCCCGATGCGGCGGCGCTGGCGCAGATCGAAAGACTGCGCGCCCGCGGCGTGCAGGTGAGCATCGCGACGAACGGCATGGCCGATACCGACGAACCCATCGTGAACACGGTCTACAACCGCTTCCGCCGCGAGCTGCTGGCGCGCGGCGTGCGGCTGTTCGAAGTGAGCGCGCGCCAGATCGGTCGCAGCCGCCCGCTGCGGCAGCGCTTCGGCGACTCGAAGGGCCGCCTGCATGCCAAGCTGGCAATCATCGATCGGCGCACGGTGCTGCTCGGTTCCGTGAACTTCGATCCGCGCTCCGCGCGGCTCAACACCGAGCTCGGCGTTCGCATCCGCAGCGAAGAGGTCGCGCGCCGGCTCCGGGATGCGCTGCACATGGACAGCTCGGAGGGCGTGTACGAAGTCGTGCTCGACCCGGACACGCGCACGTTGCGCTGGGTTTCGAACGGTCCCGAGCGCGAAGTGCTCGACGAGGAACCCGGCGTGGGGCTCCTCTTCAGGCTGCGCATGCTGTGGCTGTCGTGGCTGGTTCCGCTGGACCAGCTCTGA
- a CDS encoding tripartite tricarboxylate transporter substrate binding protein, giving the protein MALALGPAAAQDLPPSPIRMLVGFAPGGGNDVMARLIATQFQLNTKETMVVENKPGGGSTVATAEMARARPNGQTLLLGSVGGQAIAPSIYSKLPYDPVKGVQPVSLVAKSANALVVNAELPVKNVRELLAYAKAHPGTLNVTSPGNGTISHLSAELFKSMAGVFITHIPYRGDAPAMQDVMGGQAQLTFASLPSAKAGADTGKVRILAVTSAKRVDSMPNVPTIAESGVPGYDVVSWYGVFTTGGTPMPVVNRLAQEIAAVLAQPNVRESITKMGMEAGALNPAEFAKLVEADSRKWEQVVKKVGIKLD; this is encoded by the coding sequence ATGGCACTGGCCCTCGGCCCTGCCGCCGCGCAGGACCTTCCGCCCTCCCCCATCCGCATGCTGGTCGGCTTCGCGCCCGGCGGCGGCAACGACGTGATGGCGCGCCTGATCGCCACGCAGTTCCAGCTCAACACCAAGGAAACGATGGTGGTCGAGAACAAGCCCGGCGGCGGCAGCACCGTGGCCACCGCCGAGATGGCACGCGCCCGGCCCAACGGCCAGACGCTGCTGCTCGGCTCGGTCGGCGGCCAGGCGATCGCGCCCTCGATCTACAGCAAGCTGCCGTACGACCCGGTCAAGGGCGTGCAGCCGGTGTCGCTGGTGGCCAAGTCGGCCAATGCGCTGGTGGTCAACGCCGAGCTGCCGGTGAAGAACGTGCGGGAGCTGCTCGCCTATGCCAAGGCGCACCCGGGCACGCTCAACGTCACCTCGCCGGGCAACGGCACCATCTCGCACCTGTCGGCCGAGCTCTTCAAGAGCATGGCGGGCGTGTTCATCACGCACATCCCCTACCGCGGCGATGCGCCGGCGATGCAGGACGTGATGGGCGGCCAGGCGCAGCTGACCTTCGCGAGCCTGCCCTCGGCCAAGGCCGGCGCCGACACCGGCAAGGTGCGCATCCTCGCGGTGACGAGCGCCAAGCGCGTCGATTCGATGCCCAACGTGCCGACCATTGCCGAGTCGGGCGTGCCGGGCTACGACGTGGTCTCGTGGTACGGCGTCTTCACCACCGGCGGCACCCCGATGCCGGTGGTCAACCGCCTCGCGCAGGAGATCGCGGCCGTGCTCGCGCAGCCGAACGTGCGCGAGTCGATCACCAAGATGGGCATGGAAGCCGGCGCGCTCAACCCGGCCGAGTTCGCGAAGCTGGTGGAGGCCGATTCGCGCAAGTGGGAACAGGTGGTGAAGAAGGTGGGCATCAAGCTCGACTGA
- the argH gene encoding argininosuccinate lyase: MNSKVSRRLTEGTATEVTEHIYAPRLAKDFPAVFGPLNDVNQAHLLMLLHTGLMPREPAAELARALARIEDEGVAAVPLDPSIEDAYFNYEAHLMRVAGSHVGGYLHMARSRNDILATMDRMRARELALSLVDALCTVRASALEGARRHSRTVMPGYTHLQPAQPITYGFYLSAMAEVLTRDIERVQQVERLIDRCPLGAGALAGTSFAIDRAESARLLGFGAVLPNALDAVGSRDFALELLSAMTICAVGWSRFAQDYFVWCTAEFGLIDFPDRVAGTSSIMPQKKNPVVLEYLKGKGGHLIGLLGASLSTIRGTNFSHTGDASREGMRSLWEAGEECLRCLALLDLVVRTAEPDAEAMARRVRRDFSSATDLADLLVRRAGLSFRESHHVVGAVVREAMDRALGADEVGLEMLNRAALDQLGRPLDLGDEEVRASLDPLASVHSRLVPGGPAPVRVEERVAELERLSAADRQRNAARRDKSNEARADLKQSIRRLAL, from the coding sequence ATGAACTCCAAAGTCAGCCGCCGCCTCACCGAAGGCACCGCCACCGAGGTCACCGAGCACATCTACGCGCCGCGCCTCGCGAAGGACTTCCCGGCCGTGTTCGGTCCGCTCAACGACGTGAACCAGGCCCACCTGCTGATGCTGCTGCACACCGGGCTGATGCCGCGCGAACCGGCCGCGGAGCTCGCCCGCGCGCTGGCGCGGATCGAGGACGAGGGCGTGGCCGCCGTGCCGCTGGACCCGTCGATCGAGGATGCCTACTTCAACTACGAGGCGCACCTGATGCGGGTGGCCGGCAGCCACGTCGGCGGCTACCTGCACATGGCGCGCAGCCGCAACGACATCCTCGCCACCATGGACCGCATGCGTGCGCGCGAGCTCGCGCTGTCGCTGGTGGATGCGCTGTGCACCGTGCGCGCGTCCGCGCTCGAAGGCGCCCGGCGGCACAGCCGCACCGTGATGCCGGGCTACACCCATCTGCAGCCCGCGCAGCCGATCACCTACGGCTTCTATCTCTCGGCCATGGCCGAGGTGCTGACGCGCGACATCGAGCGCGTGCAGCAGGTCGAGCGGCTGATCGACCGCTGCCCGCTCGGCGCCGGCGCGCTCGCGGGCACCTCGTTCGCGATCGACCGCGCGGAGAGCGCGCGGCTGCTCGGCTTCGGCGCGGTGCTGCCGAACGCGCTCGATGCGGTAGGCTCGCGCGACTTCGCGCTGGAGCTGCTGTCGGCAATGACGATCTGCGCCGTGGGCTGGAGCCGCTTCGCGCAGGACTACTTCGTGTGGTGCACTGCGGAGTTCGGCCTGATCGACTTCCCGGACCGGGTGGCGGGCACGTCGAGCATCATGCCGCAGAAGAAGAACCCGGTCGTGCTCGAGTACCTCAAGGGCAAGGGCGGCCACCTGATCGGCCTGCTGGGCGCATCGCTCTCGACCATCAGGGGCACCAATTTCAGCCACACGGGCGATGCGAGCCGCGAGGGCATGCGCAGCCTCTGGGAGGCCGGCGAGGAATGCCTGCGCTGCCTGGCGCTGCTCGACCTCGTGGTGCGCACCGCCGAGCCCGATGCCGAGGCGATGGCACGGCGCGTGCGCCGCGACTTCAGTTCGGCCACCGACCTGGCCGACCTGCTGGTGCGGCGCGCGGGGCTCTCGTTCCGCGAGTCGCACCATGTGGTGGGCGCGGTGGTGCGCGAGGCGATGGACCGCGCGCTCGGCGCCGACGAGGTCGGCCTGGAGATGCTGAACCGCGCCGCGCTGGACCAGCTCGGCCGGCCGCTCGACCTCGGCGACGAGGAAGTGCGCGCGAGCCTCGACCCGCTCGCCAGCGTCCACAGCCGCCTGGTGCCGGGCGGCCCGGCGCCGGTGCGCGTCGAGGAACGCGTGGCCGAACTCGAGCGCCTCTCGGCGGCCGACCGCCAGCGCAACGCCGCCCGACGCGACAAGAGCAACGAGGCCCGCGCGGACCTCAAGCAGAGCATCCGGAGACTCGCCCTTTAA
- a CDS encoding NAD(P)/FAD-dependent oxidoreductase: protein MNAPSLPLRAPLECDLLVIGAGPAGLAAATRAARLGLDTVLIDEQPAPGGQIYRAIGSTPVQDRAILGADYWHGLDLLAPFRASGARHVAGAMVWAVNRRDEGGFEVAYSNAAERTGGLLHCRHIVLATGAQERPFPVPGWTLPGVLTAGAAQILLKTAGVVPTGTTVLAGAGPLLYLLAWQYLNAGVKIHALLETGVPGQWRRALPHAWGFLRSPYLGKGLKLLRAVKAQVPVVGGVGALEAIGVQGRLAQLRYEAGGETRTIDVDQLLLHQGVVPNTQLSRAIGADHAWNERQDCWEPVVDAWGATSVPQLTIAGDGAGIAGAVAAEHRGRLAALHAAASLGVLDAAARDREAAPHRAALSRATRGREFFETLYRVPERLRRPVGDTIVCRCEEVTAAQVREATRLGCQGPNQLKAFLRCGMGPCQGRFCGLTVTEVMADEQGRHPRDVGSYRVRFPIKPVTLGEIAALPQTQASREAVVRFKKP, encoded by the coding sequence ATGAACGCGCCTTCGCTGCCGCTGCGCGCGCCGCTCGAATGCGACCTGCTGGTCATCGGCGCCGGCCCGGCCGGGCTGGCCGCTGCGACGCGGGCCGCGCGCCTCGGGCTCGACACCGTGCTGATCGACGAGCAGCCCGCGCCGGGCGGCCAGATCTACCGCGCCATCGGCAGCACGCCGGTGCAGGACCGCGCGATCCTGGGCGCCGACTACTGGCACGGCCTGGACCTGCTCGCGCCGTTCCGCGCGAGCGGCGCACGCCATGTCGCGGGCGCGATGGTGTGGGCGGTGAACCGCCGCGACGAGGGCGGCTTCGAGGTCGCCTACTCGAATGCCGCGGAGCGCACGGGCGGCCTGCTGCACTGCCGCCACATCGTCCTTGCCACCGGCGCACAGGAGCGGCCCTTCCCGGTGCCGGGCTGGACGCTGCCCGGCGTGCTGACCGCGGGCGCCGCGCAGATCCTGCTCAAGACCGCGGGCGTGGTGCCCACCGGCACCACGGTGCTCGCCGGCGCCGGGCCGCTGCTGTACCTGCTCGCATGGCAGTACCTCAACGCGGGCGTGAAGATCCATGCGCTGCTCGAGACCGGCGTGCCCGGCCAGTGGCGCCGCGCGCTGCCGCATGCCTGGGGCTTCCTGCGCTCGCCGTACCTCGGCAAGGGGCTGAAGCTGCTGCGCGCGGTGAAGGCGCAGGTGCCGGTCGTCGGCGGCGTCGGTGCGCTCGAAGCCATCGGCGTGCAGGGCCGGCTCGCGCAGCTGCGCTACGAGGCCGGCGGCGAGACGCGCACGATCGACGTCGACCAGCTGCTGCTGCACCAGGGCGTGGTGCCGAACACGCAGCTCTCGCGCGCGATCGGCGCCGACCATGCCTGGAACGAGCGGCAGGACTGCTGGGAGCCGGTGGTCGACGCCTGGGGCGCCACCAGCGTGCCGCAGCTGACCATCGCGGGCGACGGCGCGGGCATCGCGGGCGCGGTCGCGGCCGAGCACCGCGGCCGTCTCGCGGCCCTGCATGCGGCGGCCTCGCTGGGCGTGCTGGATGCAGCGGCCCGCGACCGCGAGGCCGCGCCGCACCGCGCGGCGCTCTCGCGCGCCACGCGCGGTCGCGAGTTCTTCGAGACGCTCTACCGCGTGCCCGAGCGCCTGCGCCGCCCGGTGGGCGACACCATCGTCTGCCGCTGCGAGGAAGTCACGGCCGCGCAGGTGCGCGAGGCCACGCGCCTGGGCTGCCAGGGCCCGAACCAGCTCAAGGCCTTCCTGCGCTGCGGCATGGGCCCCTGCCAGGGCCGCTTCTGCGGCCTCACCGTGACCGAGGTGATGGCCGACGAGCAGGGCCGCCATCCGCGCGACGTGGGCAGCTACCGCGTGCGCTTTCCCATCAAGCCGGTGACGCTGGGCGAGATCGCCGCGCTGCCGCAGACCCAGGCCTCGCGCGAGGCCGTGGTGCGCTTCAAGAAACCATGA
- a CDS encoding (2Fe-2S)-binding protein, with protein sequence MFSRLEPPAARTVRITVDGASIACGEGDSVAAALLAAGIDACRDTAVSGTARGPFCMMGVCYDCLVGIDGQPNQQACMTRVREGMVVNRQLGAREVKA encoded by the coding sequence ATGTTCAGTCGGCTTGAGCCGCCCGCCGCGCGCACGGTGCGCATCACCGTGGACGGCGCGTCGATCGCCTGCGGCGAGGGCGACAGCGTCGCGGCCGCGCTGCTGGCCGCGGGCATCGATGCCTGCCGCGACACCGCCGTCTCGGGCACGGCGCGCGGCCCCTTCTGCATGATGGGCGTGTGCTACGACTGCCTGGTCGGCATCGACGGGCAGCCCAACCAGCAGGCCTGCATGACGCGGGTGCGCGAGGGGATGGTCGTGAACCGCCAGCTGGGTGCGCGCGAGGTGAAGGCATGA